From the Clupea harengus unplaced genomic scaffold, Ch_v2.0.2, whole genome shotgun sequence genome, the window AGATGTTTATTCTTACAACTGGAATACTGCTGGGCTGTATGGCATATGTAATTTTTTTCAATTATACTGACATTTTGAAAGTGCCTGTTTTACCATGTCAaactgaaattgtgtgtgtattattattaataataataataataataataatatttacacaATATTTAGAGAATACCCACTTTACAACTAGAAACTGTTTTTGTCTATCCATGTctgtaaacacaataaaaggGGGAAGTGTGGCTGAACATTTTGATCCGTTGTTTCTATGCCCTGTGGCCATTACATGTTAATGCCTGAATGCATACACAACCACAGCATCTCGCTGACACTTCACAAAGACTGAGATCAGAATGCAGATATGCCAGAATGTGGCTTTTACAAGTTATTTATTTTGCCTGTGGGTTACATTGTGGAAGACAATGGCAAAACATGTCTCCATAGTAAAATCACCATGGCTAGAAGTGTGCAACCTATGCAAATATGAGGTCGAATTGTTGTTCATGTTGAACCTCTGGAATTCCTATAGAAGTAAACAAGACATGACTTCACTGGGTTTGTGGTAAGATTAGTCCAACCACAGGAGGTGCCACAATTGCTTCAGATGAGTTTGTGGACTACAAGATGTTTTTTCTGAGCTTCCAGATGTCATGTGACGCACTGTCACATGTTCCCTCTATAAATCCTTGGACTGACACAGTTGTGGCCCAAAGTCAATAATGGAGCGGAGAGGGCGCTGGATCCACATGGTGAGCTTTGCACTGAGCGTGAGCACCGTTTGGACCCGACCGCTGGTTCAGGAGGCAGAGGACGTGCGCTATGctgaggtttgtgtgtctgttgtgtctgttgtgtccTGTTCTCTTCAACTCATATCCACTATTGTTATTTTGTCTGGATCAGGGATGGGTTGTTAGCCACTGATAAATTCATATATGCTGTTACCTTTTGCTGAATGAGCAAGTACTTTTGTATGTACTTTTGAATGAATGTCTGCCATTTTAAGCATTTCTCACACAAATGTTAGAATGTAATTTTCTGAGCCACTAAATGTCTCCAGTGAATAGTTATGGGGCACGCTACATACAGTATGCTcacatataaaataaaatgattcactgaagaaatatttttttctgcaaGACACAATGCAAATGTTGAGGATGTGAAAAACAGGTGTATTTAAGGAAGTTCTACCGTATGCCAATGAGTGGAGGTCCACGAAGCCCGAGGGACTTGAGCAGCCTGGAGATGAAGTTGAGGGAGATGCAGAACTTTTTTGGTCTGAAGGAGACTGGGCAACTCACCCCCGAGACACTCTTGGTCATGAGGGAACCTCGGTGTGGGGTCCCTGACGTGGAGAACTTCAGCTTGTATCCTGGTCGGCCTAAGTGGAAGAACCATACAGCAACATACAAGTGAGCGTCTCAGTATTTCATGCTAACCACTAGCCTAGCACTTCTATTTTAAACTCACTGAGTGCTTTGTGGTCTCGGATACAAACTGGCATGTAATGTCTATTTTCAATGGGAATCTAAATTGTATTGAAAGTGATTTGCTCATGCAACGTTTTGCTCAGTGTTCAATGATGCGGTCCGCAGAACTACAGGCCTTATAGGGGACACTTTCTCTGAATTATGTGAAGAAGATCTGTAACACAACATATGGTGGCTCACGGCTGGAACCCCTGCCCAGGGATATAGTAGCTAGGAATTGTGGGTTTCTTTTGAAATTTCAACCTctatatttaaatataatatatcttCTGTACAGCATATTCCATAGTGCCGGTATGTACCTTAGATACAACTGCTTTCTCAACAAGCACTCAGCACAGCAAAACTAAATCTGTCTTTAAGTGGCCCTATTTGTGAGAGGTTTGATGATGGTTCGTCAGATTTTAGATATGAGTCAGAGATCTTTTTGAATGCTGGTTTGACCATCAAATGTAGACATTTCGGCCTCTCCTCATCTAATTAGACAGGCCATAGTCTTACAGCACTAAAATAACTGGAGGTCACCAGGATGGCTGCCAAGAGGACAGACCTGCCCTGAAGGACTTTGACATGACCTCTGCTAAAGTAACCTGTCTTTAGTAAGCTCCTTCATAGCACTCACAAGGGTGaactaactccctctctctgaactatttcttttgaaatgttCCCCAATCTTGTCTCAGTCAAAACACTTGCATGTAATCACGTATGTGTTACTCAACTCTGAGAGGATGAGGTTTGGCAGTCATTACCTTTACAACAGTTGTCTGCTGGTCATTGCTCAAGCATGTGTAGTAAAGGCTGACACATGATTGCTAACCTGGGGTTAAGGAGTCTGGATTTAACTGGCAGGATGATTTACAGTGTCTTTATCAGTCAGGTCTCCGCATGTTTCACTGAGGTACTTATCCCCACAGGATTGCAAAATACACCACAGATCTGCgtagggaggaggtggagcgtTCCATACACGTGGCCCTGAACATGTGGAGTGGTGCAGCAGACCTGGACTTCATCAAAGTGGACCATGGCGAAGCAGACATCGTCATCTCTTTTGAAACCAAAGGCAGGTTTGAGAACACTGAATACACTTGAGCACGCATTGATATCCTGACCAGATAGTTCTCTGTGCTTTAGAAACCTCCATCCTGCTTTGACACGGCCATGacactgctctccctccctccttctgcaGTTCATGGAGACTTCTTCCCCTTCGACGGGCCCAAGGGTGTCCTAGCACACGCCTTTGAGCCTGGAGACAACATGGGGGGAGACGTACACTTTGATGACGATGAAATATGGAGAACGGGACACAGGAAACCAGGTCCATCAATAGTGTTTGAACCTAAAGTAGagaatgaggatgatgatgatgatgatgatgacgatgatgatgaaataTGGAGAACAGGACACAGTAACCCAGGTCCATCAATAGTGTTTGAACCTAAAGTAGagaatgatgatgaggatgatgaggatgatgaggataatgatgatgatgatgatgatgatgatgatgatgatgatgacgatgatgatgaaataTGGAGAACAGGACACAGTAACCCAGGTCCATCAATAGTGTTTGAACCTAAAGTAGAGAAGCTGTgattttgacctctgacctctccccATCACAGGCTTTAACCTGTTGACTGTGGCCGTCCATGAGCTTGGTCACTCCCTCGGCCTTTCCCACTCTAAAGACCCCTCTGCCCTCATGTACCCCAAGTATAAAAGGTTCTCCTTAACTAGCCCCAGACTGCCTACAGACGACACACTTGCAATTCAGGCACTCTATGGTAAGCATAAACATGGTCATGTTGACAACAAACAAATGGTTGTGTTATAGTAAAACATGGTTGCTTCTGAAATGTGCCACATATACTTTTATGTTACAGGAAAGCGCATCACGAAACCAGAAACTCCAACCATCCCCAAAAAATGCCAGCCCAACTTTTCTATTGGTGCTGTGACGATGCTTGGGAATGAGATTCTTTTCTTCAAGGGCAGGTTCACAAATATTCTGTGACATTTtgcaataaatacaaaaaaaagaatctttTCCTCCAGTCTTGCTAAGGGTACACTTCTGTCCTTGCTCTAGTTCCGTGTGGCTAAGGACGCCATGGATGACGTCCTGGAGCAGAGTGAAAGAGGGTCTCATAAGCACACTTCTCCCCAGTGTTAGATCTGTGGATGCTGCTTATAACATCCCACACACCGGTGTCACCTTCGTCTTCACGGGTAAAGTGGCCTGACAGACCCTATCCATacttctccacaacaacatgggcgacagtggtacagtggtagagaagtcgtttagtaatcagaaggttgctagttcgattccctgtcgatgatgcgtccttgagcaagactctGAACCcctaatgtgcagtgtgccatcagtgtaaatgtaaaatgtgtatacattgtaagtcgcacatatgtaagtcgctttggataaaagcgtctgctaaatgactaaatgtaaatgtaaacacagtAGACAGGATATTACACATTTGATGAGAACTCACTGTCAAGGAAGGTGGTCAAATAGACACTATATGTGTgtactatgtgtatgtgtacataacCTGGCCTCATGTTGCAGGTCCTAAATACTGGATGGTTCAAAAGCTTAAGATGAAAAGTTACGGCGGCTCAATCTATGATTATGGATTCCCTACGACTGTGAAAAAAATTGATGCTGCTGTTCATTTGAGAGAATATAAGAAAACCTATTTCTTCACAGGACATGTTTATTACAGGTATGTAGGCTCTGATGTACATTTCCTTTCTAGTAAGAGGTGATAAGAATTGGAAAGATGAAAATCCAAAGTAGCAGTGTTTTGTTGGGCTGTTGTTTTCCTACTTCATGTTTCAAAAGCTAAAGTCTGCCATCTAGCGAGGGCTACAAGCTCCTGCTGCTCAAGTCCAACATGTCAGTTTTGTTTTACAGATATGACGAAGCTCTGAGTGTTATGGATTCTGGATTTCCTCGTAAAATCCAGTCTGATTGGCCAGGTATTGGGGATAAAGTTGATGCAGCTTTTCAGTTCAGAGGTAAAAGGATACTGAGCTCCACCATATagctcaattaaaaaaaagctgCATAGTTATCTCctcaaatatttaaatatgtacagCATGGcttgtagtgttgtgtgtttcttgttATCCTGACTACCTATTGTATTGCTGTTTTTCAGAGGGAAGCATTCAGTTTTTCTCTGGGTCAAAGGCATATCATTTtgattacagagagagaagagttctTTACACCATCAAAGCAAATGCATGGCTTGGCTGCTAAAACTGTCCAGAtagaaaaaatataatttattttggTTGACAGTGGTTGTTGAATTTTTATTTGTCTAGTGTTCCAATTTTAGATGTAATGAATTATCTGTATTgttaaaacaaattaaataaaaataatatgcGTATCTGTTTTAACGTgtcataataatagtaataataatatttaaaaacaaaaaaactaaattaagGAGTTGAAAGGTCGCTGTGGCTCAATGATTATGgaccctaatttcattgatggcaACATGTCCACCACAtatgacctaaagctaatttaacatACACATGTCCACCACATATGACCTAAAGCTAACTTAACATACACATGTCCACCACATATAACCTAAAGCTaacttaacatacacacatgcccaacacacatgcccaccacatatgacctaaagctaacttaacatacacacatgcccaccACATATGACCTAAAGCTAACTTAACATACACATGTCCACCACATATAACCTAAAGCTAACTTAACATACACATGTCCACCACATATAACCTAAAGCTATTTTAACATACACATGCCCACCACATAGGACATAAAGCTAATTTAACTAAACAAAATCACTGAGCTAATTTCCTTAGAGCAAGAttctaaacacaaacatgggtgggtccacacaatgctggggtgtgtccGTGCACAGACGTGGGAGTTCCATATATGAAggttccttcaaagcaacacaGAAACATTTCAATGATTTCATGTCGGGCAGACCTCCCGCACAAGAACCCGTCTCCATTAGTGTAAACCGCTTCGTTTTGTGACCGGAAAGTTGTTGTTTGAAGAGCAATAACTGGGCTCCGTGTGAACGTGTATAAGGTATGGTGAactcattgtgattggctgatgaagAATGACTTCCTGgccacatccactaattactcaacccatttatTGCGTCCcgttttgtgtgagtgaaatatatatatatagtatatataaatataggtCTCCTCACCTGTGCTCACTGTGCGGCTGCTGATGTGCGAAGCCTGTGAAATGAGGGCCCACCGTCTGTCTGGTTAGGCACAATTCTTTCACATTTCCTCAGTTACTGACACCTCTAATTTTGGAAAGTATGAAACAAGAGGAGAAACTCTTTCCTTATCTGATGAGCTTTCAGCATGTCACATTCATCTCCCTGATTGAGCTCCCCGCGGAGACAGAAACCTGGACTGATTGTTGACAGACCAACCCTGGAGCCAGTGCCGATGCAAACGGGGAAGCAAGTCAAGGCAGAACATCCAAGTCATGAAAAATCACGTCAAGAACTGGTGGCACAATCCCAAAAGACAGAGTTGGATCCCCTCTAGATATGCTATTAAAtgatgtgtggggggggtgtgcagCTAATctctgtgcttgtctgtgtctctttactgCACACGCCATAAATCACCATGATTCTTCTTGATTCTTCTTGAAAGAAagtctttttctttcctgtcCCATCCTTTAACATATACAACATAGATTATAAACATATCCATTAAAGAGACCAATCATGATGTTTTTCAGTGcttatatagtatatacatacatatatatcagtaaataagggaaagtgggaggTATCATAGCCTGGATTGGCAGACGGCAGTGGGGTGTTTTGTGACACAACACCTTATATTAAATGTTGCTTTGCATTTGGGGCTTAACAACTAATAAACACAAGTGTCTAGAACCCTCTCTTGCGCTGTGGAAATGCTGGGAAAGACAAATGCCCCAAAGACATTTGGGACCAAATGCGGGTCATCAATATTATCTGTTTCTGGGAGACCTACATTAGAAAGCAAGCAAAACCTTTGTGTATAGGTTACCGTAATGACATTTTGATGATGCATCTGCCAGACACTTACATGAGAATTGTCTCAGGAAGTGAATGCGTTCATGTGCTCACCCTGTATGACATGAGCAGGACATGGATTGATTGGTCTGTGGGtacactctgattggctgggggGGAGATGTCAAATTCTGAAAAGTCTTGAACAATATTGGGAGAAAAGATGATTGCATTCTTCTCCCCTCTGTTTAACTCAGAGCTGAATCACTTCTCCCCTTGAATGTGCTGACGACAAAAATAACAAGAACACTCAAAGAACACTAAATAGTAAATCAATATTCAAGAAAATAAGAGGATAAATCTTAGCCACACCTTATTTTGAAAGGTCAGATTTCCCAATCGGCACAAGGCCTGTCTCAACAGTTAGAGGAATGTACAATCTTTCTTGGCATCTGGGTTTTCCTGTTGTTTTCCATGTGCAACCCAGGTCATGCGCTCAGCTCTATATAAGGCAGATGTATGTTGAAGATGCAAAGGAAAGCATGGAGCTGTGTGGGGTTTCTCTTCTACTGCTGCTGTGTGCAGCCTGGAGTCAGGCTGCCCCCGTGTCCATCTCCAGCTCGGAGACGGCTGCACCTGAAGATGATCAAACCTTTGCTGAGGTAAAACAATCCTCCATAATATTGTATATGCAACATGTGTTCGGACCAAGTCATTAGTTTTGTATGCAACTATAGGTTAATGAGTGACAGCAATGTTTTTCACAAGCAAGAGGTACTTAAACTAACCTGTTGCTGAATGCTTTTGCCTTttctgtaatatatatatactttaaaTATTTAACCTTTTCTGTAATATATAtactttaaatatttattttctgtaatATAGATActttaaatgtttcttttctgtaatatatatactttaaatgttttttctctgctctttctcttttgttatGTAACATGTCCATATTGTTTTGCCTGAAGATGAATGCATTCCTTGCTTTTTGAACAATTCCACAGTCTGCATTGTTCTGtcgtgttctctcctctccagaacTACCTGGAGCGTTTCTTCGGAGATGTCGGGACTTCGAACACAACAATGAGGAGTGTAACAAACCATTCTTTCCAAGACACCCTGGAGGCGATGCAGTCGTTCTATGGCCTGGAGGTGACGGGCAGTCTGGATAACAACACCATTGAGGTGATGAAGGCGCCAAGATGTGGTGTCTCTGACATCAGCAGATACGGCCACTTTCAAGGACGGCCGAGGTGGGAGAAACAACTAGTTACCTACAGGTAAATAAAGTACAACCACTTTAAATGACAGTTGTGTCAGGATTTATactgtatttatatacatttagtGGTTCACAGGACTGTGATCCATTTAGCACTGTGTACAGCTGTGTGCACGTGAATGCCTATGGTTGACTGGAAGTGAGCTGGGGGCTCAACACAATGAATGTGGATGCACTACAGGATAACGCTTTACACCCGCGACATGAGTCACAGAGAAGTGGACGTCACCATTGCCCAGGCCTTCAAACTGTACAGTGATGTCATTCCTCTGGACTTCAAACAGATTACCAGTGGTCAAGCGGACATCATGATCCTCTTTAAAGGCAGATGTAAGTCTCTAAAATAAGAGCATCATGATTGAGCTCAACAATGAGCCTAAATGTTGAAAATGTGTCAGTCCTTCCCCTCACTCATTTTCCAGTAGTATAGAATTCAGGTTGACGATACAAACGAACTCTGGGAACGAACTCTTTACTTTCTAAATCTGTATTGTCAGaagacacaagcacaagacTCAAACAGTCCATCccatcttcacttgctccatgTGTCCTCCACTGACTTGTAGATCATGGTGACTTCTGGCCTTTTAAAGGGCGTGGAGGTGTCCTGGCTCACGCCAACTCTCCTGGTAATCTCTTGTAGATCATGGGGACTTCTGGCCTTTTGATGGGCGTGGAGGTGTCCTGGCTCACGCCAACTCTCCTGGTCAGCGGGAAGGTGGTGACACCCATTTTGATGAAGATGAGCCTTGGACTCTGACCTCACGAGGTGACGACCTCTGTCCCACTATTTgatctgtctttcactcttagAAGAAAAATGAATTCTTTATCCTTTGCTTCTCTTTTGGAACTCTTCAATTgacattgttattattttatccTAAGCATGTTTGGTTACAATTGTTTAAATGAAGAGATACTGGGTCCCTTAAGGGTCTATGCTCCCTGGTTTAAATGAAGAGATACTGGGTCCCTTAAGGGTCTGTGCTCCCTTGGACTTGAGGTgttctgtgcccccccccccccccccaggagtgAACCTGCTGCTGGTGGCTGCTCATGAGTTTGGTCATGCTCTGGGACTGGACCACTCCAGGGACCGAACGGCCCTCATGTTCCCCACCTATCAGTATGTCAACACTTACGGATACAAGCTGCCCGATGATGACCGGCGAGGGGTTCAGAGTTTGTATGGTACTAACACTCTATGATATTGCACTCTGGTAGTAGAACTGTCGTGATTACCTGCTTTGAGTGAGTGATTTTTATTGATTACCtgctttgagtgtttttttattgattaCCTACGGCCGAATCCCAGCCGTGGGGACTTCCcttaccaaccccactctcactcgtgtcataTTGCTTAATTGTATTATCGTatgttatcttttttttattcttatctTTTGGCTGAAATGTAAGGTGTTCGGAGAGGTTCCATTCCTGACCCTAAACCCcctcctggtcctggtcctaaACCAAAGCCTGACCCAAAGCCTGACCCAAAGCCTgacccagagccagagccagctcCTGGGCCCAACCCTAAAGATGAACAATGCAGCCGCAGTCTAGTGTTTGATGCTGCTACCTCAATCCATGGAGATCTCTATTTCTTCAAGAATGGGTAAGAGACAATACAATATTACATTGGCTCAatggcttttgtgtttgtgtgtcaaatGTTTCTATTTGAATATGTTTACAGATACTACTGGAGGAAAAGTACAATGTTGAGAGGAATTCAATTAACCAAAGTGCAGACAACCTGGCCCCAGATCAGCTATGTGGACGCCGCCGTTGAAGTCCCTCTGAGTGCAGCATTCCTCTTCCAAGGTGCTCAtccgcatacatacatacagtgggaCATGAGGAAGCATTCTCCGTGAAGTCTGAGGTTTATTGACACTGCATTTTCACAGGCAACAAGTACTGGGGAATCAAGCTACATGACAGGAGCATTTTGCCAGGTTATCCAAAAACACTAAGCAGCTTGGGTCTCCCCTCGACTGTGAGCAAGCTAGACGCTGCTGTGTACGAGCCCAACACAAAGACCACTTTCTTCTTTGTGGGAAGACAGTATTGGAGGTACAGTATGTCACATATGATTACCAATTAAAAAGGACCTGTTTACAGAACAGATTGTAACCCCACTAACTGTCCTACATCATTGTAGCTATGACAACAGAAGAAGCCAAATGAACTCCGGATATCCAAAGTCTATATCTCTTGGCTTCCCTGGGATAGGATCCAGAGTGGATGCAGCGTTTGAGAATTTTGGTAAGAGACATCTGAAATCCACCATTCAAAAACCATGTGTGGCCTCTCTCAGGGCAGTAAATGGATGCATGATCTGTCTCCTGCAGGCTATCTTTACTTCTCCAATGGCCCAAGACAGGTGGAGtacaactactactacagaAGAGTGGCGCGCACCCTCCTCAACTATGGGTGGCTCAACTGCTACTAGCAGACGACTCCACTTCAATGCTTTATGAGTGATGACACATCACATAGTACATGCAACAGGCTGTAAATCCCTGTGCACTGACTGACGCATAAAATGGAACCCAATCAAGCGTGTGCAGTTACCCTGGGCTGTCCCTTCTGGTCCCCTGGTCAGTTGGTTCCATGACCGTGTGGTGCACTGGAAGAGATGCACCCAGTAGATGCTGTCTGTCCAAGAAAACGTCCAGAGGTTTCTGATGGACAAGCAGAAATCAGATTTCACAATTCTCTTATATTCCTTCAACCGATAGAGTAATGGGATGCTAGGGTCATGGCTTTGATCTCCAGGAACATATAGTGAACAATTATGTTTTACACATAGTGGACAATTATGTTTTACCTGTGCTGTCAATTACTGTCTGCCAAATAAACACTGCAGCCTTTCGAGCTCCTACTTGCTCTGCTCTTCCTGTGTGGGCACTGCCCCTGTGTGCTTTGAGGAATGCTGTGGAGACGGTGACCCTCCAACATCAGCATGACTCCTTCATAGAGTTTGCAAAAGTCAAATGGATTAAGGTTCATTAATCCAGTCAAGAGTCAGCAACATGCACTTCAAAAGAGTGACTGACTGTAGGGTTCATCACACCTGTTCTGTCCTATCTAATTGACTACGCTGTGTCCACCCACCTTCCTTTTGCTTAAAACATGCACGCTTATTCTAGCCCAAAGCACGCTTATTCTAGTTCCAAAAGCCCAAATAACATGGCATGTTTACTGAACCACGGGACTTTATTGTTAAGTCTAGTCCAGTTTGGTtcaagggtaaaaaaaaaaaaaaacataaaaccatATTAAGTGCTGAAATGAGATGATTCAGTTACAGCTTTTGCATACATGAATGTCCTTTAAGAAATGAACATTCAGACGAGGCAACTTTGTTATATTCACAGAATGAAATACAGTGATAACCATTTAAAAATCAGAGCATTTAATACAAAGttaaatgaatgtgtatttACAACTGTTTTTTAAATATGAGACATCCACTGTATTACAACCAGAAAAACTTAGTTTTTTTATACAGCATTGTGATTCACACTTCCAAACCATTTGTGCAGCAAAATGCTCATAACACATATATGGTTTACAGTGTCCACTAAGAGCATTGCAGCTGTGGAGCAGTCCTCATTCATCATAGTGCAGTGATGACAGGAACTTGTCAACGTCCAAGTCGTCTGGAAAAGAATCCAACAGCCTCTTCTGTTTCtggggagaaaagagaacacTGTAACATCGGCTATTAAAACTGACCCCCTTTGCAAAACTCATTCACTTCCTCACACATTCATATAAATATTCATCAAAGCTTGTCATCACACAAGGGCAggactgtttgtgtctgtagatGCTGTGGGGGTTAAACGCACCTTAGCTTTCTTCTTGCTGCTGGAGGCGCCTGGATGTTCCTTCTTGTCAGCAGGGCTGGGCTTGCGCTTCTTGCTCTTGCACACGGCCGTGGGGGCGGCGGCCTCCTCCTGGCGTAGGCTGTCCTTCAGCGGCCCCCCGGTGCGTGCGGCGCGCGACAGGATCATGAGCGTGTGGGCGGCCATGTTGATGCTGTTCTCGCTGCCCGTCTCACTGGCCGGGCTGCAGGCGGGCAGCTCAGGCGTGGCCGGTGGGAGAAGGTGGCGCGGTGTGCCCTCTGCCTCTCGGCCGGGGCGCTGCCTACCTGGCGTACGGAGGCAATCCAGAGAGTCCTCGTGCAGGCGGCCCAGGCCAGGAGTTCTAGGCAGGGGCATATCCAGGCAGCCCAGCCCTGGCTTCTTGGGTGGGGTGGCTGTAGGGTGGAGGCCCTGGATGTCCTGGAGCATTTCGGCAGCTTGTTTGGTAAGCGGGCTGGTCTTGCTCAGGGCCTTGCAGGGTGCTCCTGAGGCAGCTGGAGTGGTCCGGGAGGAGGTGATCGAGACAGGCTCCTGAGGAGCCGGGGGGGCAAGCTgggtcctctccttctccttctccctcccctggTGGGCCTCCAGCTCCTTCTCCTTGTTGGCGGTGACAGGAGTGACCTCCTGTGGGGGTGCTGGCCTCTCATCTTGTCCATTAACCGTGTCCTGTTTGCCcgactcctgtccgtccctctTGGCCCCGCTGGACACGGtcctgtgcctgtgtgactgCTCAGAGGCCGTGGTGTTCAGGGCCACATTGCTCGATGCGCTTCCTGTGTCCGGTTTCTCCGTCATGTGTGACTTCCTCCTGGACTCGGACCGTGTGCTGGGCCCCTGTTGGGCAGCTGCTGGCCCTTTGGGAGCTTCAAAGCTGCTGCTGGTTGTGTTTATGTCCTTCACCCCCGATAGATCCCTCACCGAGGAGTCCCTGTTCTGGGGGACGATGAAGGCCAAGGGCTGGGGAGTTTTGTCCTCCACCCGGACcgtctccaccctcctcttggCCCTGTTGCCTCCGAGGATGATGGGTTTGGGGGTGAGCGCACGCACCCCATCTCTActagtctgtctctcagtgggggtgggggtggtgggggccgGGCTCCTGGTCTGTTTCTCAGTGGGGGGGGTGCTGGTGGGGGCCGGGCTCCTGGTCTGCGTGGGACTCTGGCTGGCTGCAGGGGCTGCTGTTGGAGCTGCTGGTGGGGTTGGAGTGTTTGAAGAGGGAGGGTCGAAGCAGAGCATCCTCACATAGCCTCCAGTCTTCATGCTCTCTGTgctgggagaaggagaaggagaaggagaaggagaaggagaaggcaaGGGCAAGGGCACCGCTGCCTTCTGCACTGGACCAGCACCAGACTTGACTGTTT encodes:
- the LOC122129055 gene encoding matrix metalloproteinase-20-like codes for the protein MERRGRWIHMVSFALSVSTVWTRPLVQEAEDVRYAEVYLRKFYRMPMSGGPRSPRDLSSLEMKLREMQNFFGLKETGQLTPETLLVMREPRCGVPDVENFSLYPGRPKWKNHTATYKIAKYTTDLRREEVERSIHVALNMWSGAADLDFIKVDHGEADIVISFETKGRFENTEYT
- the LOC122129056 gene encoding matrix metalloproteinase-20-like: MTLLSLPPSAVHGDFFPFDGPKGVLAHAFEPGDNMGGDVHFDDDEIWRTGHRKPGFNLLTVAVHELGHSLGLSHSKDPSALMYPKYKRFSLTSPRLPTDDTLAIQALYGKRITKPETPTIPKKCQPNFSIGAVTMLGNEILFFKGSSVWLRTPWMTSWSRVKEGLISTLLPSVRSVDAAYNIPHTGVTFVFTGPKYWMVQKLKMKSYGGSIYDYGFPTTVKKIDAAVHLREYKKTYFFTGHVYYRYDEALSVMDSGFPRKIQSDWPGIGDKVDAAFQFRGKRILSSTI
- the LOC122129059 gene encoding macrophage metalloelastase-like, translating into MRSVTNHSFQDTLEAMQSFYGLEVTGSLDNNTIEVMKAPRCGVSDISRYGHFQGRPRWEKQLVTYRITLYTRDMSHREVDVTIAQAFKLYSDVIPLDFKQITSGQADIMILFKGRYHGDFWPFDGRGGVLAHANSPGQREGGDTHFDEDEPWTLTSRGVNLLLVAAHEFGHALGLDHSRDRTALMFPTYQYVNTYGYKLPDDDRRGVQSLYGSIPDPKPPPGPGPKPKPDPKPDPKPDPEPEPAPGPNPKDEQCSRSLVFDAATSIHGDLYFFKNGYYWRKSTMLRGIQLTKVQTTWPQISYVDAAVEVPLSAAFLFQGNKYWGIKLHDRSILPGYPKTLSSLGLPSTVSKLDAAVYEPNTKTTFFFVGRQYWSYDNRRSQMNSGYPKSISLGFPGIGSRVDAAFENFGYLYFSNGPRQVEYNYYYRRVARTLLNYGWLNCY